A window from Candidatus Paceibacterota bacterium encodes these proteins:
- the uvrB gene encoding excinuclease ABC subunit UvrB: MSGKSPFKLATPFKPAGDQPKAIKGLIEGLEKSFDRQTLLGVTGSGKTFTMANVIASYGKPTLVIAHNKTLAAQLAQEYKEFFPNNAVHYFVSYYDYYQPEAYMPATDTYIEKEAMINEEIERLRHASTQALLTRKDVIIVASVSCIYGLGSPEEYEKVNLKIKVGMELSRSELIRKLIDIHFVRTNADINSGQFRALGNTLEIMPVNEKTIFRIEFDGGVISHIVELDPVSRAVRDSDVEHRDEGRTIFIFPAKHFISSPEQSEKAVKTIQAELADRLKVMEKEGKTLEVERLKRRVKYDLSMIREVGYTNGIENYSRHFSGKMPGEPPDTLLSYFPSITLGAGPNAKKVPDFLTIIDESHVAIPQIRGMFAGDASRKETLVEHGFRLPSAKDNRPLNFAEFLERVGPMIYTSATPSDYEHETSKQIVEQVIRPTGLIDPEVEIRPIRESGKYKGQIFDFINETEKTIKKGDRVLATTLTKKMAEDLSEFLKEKGIKTTYLHSDIKTMERITILTEFRRGKYECLVGVNLLREGLDLPEVSLIGILDADKEGFLRSETSLIQTIGRAARNSAGKVILYADNVTGSIDRAIKETDRRRAIQVAYNTKHNITPKTIIKNIHDITDHLRTEHEKAVHELILIDEELGKTNPKLLFKQKEEQMAEAVKNLDFETAALIRDELFVLEEKFGIAIIKKKK, translated from the coding sequence ATGTCAGGTAAATCACCATTCAAGCTAGCTACTCCATTCAAACCCGCTGGAGACCAGCCAAAGGCTATAAAAGGCCTTATAGAGGGCTTGGAGAAGTCTTTTGATAGGCAAACCCTGCTCGGTGTTACCGGTTCAGGTAAGACTTTTACCATGGCCAATGTTATTGCTTCTTATGGTAAACCTACTCTAGTTATTGCTCATAACAAGACTTTGGCTGCTCAACTCGCTCAAGAATACAAAGAATTTTTTCCAAATAACGCTGTTCATTATTTCGTCTCTTATTATGACTACTATCAGCCAGAGGCGTATATGCCAGCAACTGATACTTATATAGAAAAAGAAGCGATGATCAACGAAGAGATTGAGAGACTTCGCCACGCCTCCACACAAGCTTTGCTTACAAGAAAAGATGTGATCATAGTTGCATCGGTTTCTTGTATTTACGGTCTGGGAAGTCCAGAAGAATATGAAAAAGTAAATTTGAAGATAAAAGTAGGTATGGAATTGTCTCGTTCAGAACTTATCCGTAAACTTATAGATATTCATTTTGTTCGTACAAACGCAGATATCAATTCTGGTCAATTTCGTGCACTTGGAAATACTTTAGAAATTATGCCGGTCAATGAAAAGACTATTTTCAGAATAGAATTTGATGGTGGCGTTATCAGTCATATTGTAGAATTGGACCCTGTTTCTAGAGCTGTTCGTGATTCTGATGTTGAACATCGGGACGAGGGTCGCACCATCTTCATTTTTCCAGCCAAACATTTTATCAGTAGTCCTGAACAGAGTGAAAAAGCCGTCAAAACTATTCAGGCCGAATTGGCTGATAGATTGAAAGTTATGGAGAAGGAAGGTAAGACTTTGGAAGTAGAAAGATTGAAGCGCAGAGTCAAATACGATCTTTCTATGATTCGTGAAGTTGGATATACGAATGGTATTGAAAATTATTCTCGTCATTTTTCTGGCAAAATGCCAGGCGAACCGCCAGATACTTTACTCTCATATTTTCCATCAATTACGCTCGGGGCTGGTCCAAATGCTAAAAAAGTACCAGATTTTTTGACTATTATTGATGAGTCACATGTGGCTATACCACAAATCCGAGGCATGTTCGCTGGTGATGCTTCTCGTAAGGAAACCCTTGTTGAACACGGTTTTCGTCTACCTTCTGCCAAAGACAATCGCCCGCTTAATTTTGCAGAATTTTTGGAAAGGGTTGGTCCGATGATCTACACTTCTGCTACACCTTCTGATTATGAGCATGAGACTAGTAAGCAAATAGTAGAACAAGTTATCAGACCAACTGGACTTATAGACCCAGAAGTTGAAATCAGACCTATTCGCGAAAGCGGAAAATATAAAGGTCAGATTTTTGATTTTATAAATGAAACGGAAAAGACAATAAAAAAAGGTGATCGTGTCCTTGCTACTACGCTTACAAAGAAAATGGCAGAGGATCTTTCTGAATTTTTGAAAGAGAAGGGTATAAAAACTACTTATTTACATAGTGATATAAAAACTATGGAAAGAATTACTATTCTTACAGAATTTAGAAGGGGAAAATATGAATGTTTGGTTGGGGTTAACTTGCTTCGTGAAGGATTGGATCTGCCAGAAGTTTCTCTTATAGGTATTCTTGACGCAGATAAAGAAGGTTTTTTGCGTTCAGAGACTTCTCTTATTCAAACTATCGGTAGAGCAGCTCGTAATTCTGCTGGTAAAGTTATTCTCTATGCAGACAATGTCACTGGTTCAATAGATAGGGCAATCAAAGAGACCGATCGTAGACGCGCTATTCAGGTTGCTTATAATACCAAACATAACATCACTCCTAAGACTATTATAAAAAATATTCATGATATTACGGATCATTTGAGGACTGAACATGAAAAAGCTGTACATGAGTTGATCCTTATAGATGAAGAATTGGGTAAGACCAATCCGAAGTTACTTTTTAAGCAAAAGGAGGAGCAAATGGCTGAAGCAGTCAAAAATCTTGATTTTGAAACCGCGGCTCTAATACGAGATGAATTGTTCGTTTTGGAGGAGAAATTTGGTATTGCAATAATCAAGAAAAAGAAGTAA
- the trpS gene encoding tryptophan--tRNA ligase has protein sequence MKKIILSGVQPTGRPHIGNYFGAMKQFVDLQKSNNYDCFIFLANYHALNFIQDRSKMEKFITDLVIDYLAIGLNPETTTIFKQSDVSAHTELAWIFDTIVTMPYLMRAHAFKDAEAKNKEINVGTFNYPVLMAADILLYGTDVVPVGQDQKQHIEYARDIAEKFNHIFGETFKLPESLILENVATVPGIDGRKMSKSYNNTIPLFATREEITKAVMSIVTDSGAGIPENVYAIHKLFKTDSELKDFYAKNSGKYKILKESLIEDIDAFIKPLREKREELAKNQDFIIEVLKKGSLKANEVAGKKLLDVKAKIGVL, from the coding sequence ATGAAAAAAATAATACTTTCTGGTGTACAACCAACTGGACGACCACATATTGGTAATTATTTTGGAGCAATGAAACAGTTTGTCGATTTACAAAAATCAAATAACTATGATTGTTTTATCTTTCTTGCTAATTATCACGCTTTGAATTTTATTCAAGATAGATCAAAAATGGAGAAGTTTATTACGGATCTTGTTATTGATTATTTGGCTATAGGGCTTAATCCTGAAACTACTACAATCTTCAAACAATCAGACGTCTCGGCTCATACCGAGCTCGCTTGGATTTTTGACACAATAGTAACAATGCCATACCTCATGCGTGCACATGCTTTCAAAGACGCTGAGGCTAAAAACAAAGAGATCAATGTAGGAACTTTCAATTATCCAGTACTTATGGCTGCCGATATTTTGCTTTATGGTACAGATGTTGTGCCAGTAGGACAGGATCAGAAACAACATATAGAGTATGCCCGCGATATCGCAGAGAAATTCAATCATATCTTCGGAGAGACTTTCAAATTACCAGAATCTCTTATTTTGGAAAATGTTGCTACAGTCCCAGGTATTGATGGTCGCAAAATGTCCAAGAGTTATAACAATACAATTCCACTTTTTGCTACTCGTGAGGAGATCACAAAGGCTGTCATGAGTATTGTGACTGATTCTGGTGCAGGTATTCCAGAAAATGTCTATGCTATTCACAAACTTTTCAAAACCGATTCCGAATTAAAAGATTTTTATGCAAAAAACTCAGGCAAGTACAAGATCTTGAAAGAATCTTTGATAGAAGATATTGATGCTTTCATCAAACCTCTCCGAGAAAAGCGCGAAGAATTGGCCAAGAATCAAGACTTTATTATTGAAGTATTGAAAAAGGGAAGTTTGAAAGCCAATGAAGTAGCTGGAAAAAAGCTTTTGGATGTAAAAGCTAAGATAGGAGTCTTGTAA
- the dnaJ gene encoding molecular chaperone DnaJ, with product MKDYYKTLGVEKGASKDDIKKAFRKLAHQYHPDKTKNDPTASQKFKEASEAYSILSDDGKRQQYDTYGSAGPGGAGFNGGGFNPQGGFGGFDFSGFQQGNGQGFEFDLGDIFGEFFGQGGRSSSRRAADERGRDISVDLLISFEESIFGVEKDLLVTKSSKCLTCQGSGAEKGSSMHKCDTCNGRGKINETRRSFIGVFNTTRVCDNCHGLGHVPSSKCGTCHGTGVKERAQEIAVKIPEGIEDGQSMRLTGMGEAIPFGVSGDLYVKIHVKQHSHIRKEGHNLVAELKIKLTQALIGGEVTFKTLDGDIVVKIPEGTNNGDILRVKGKGVPSGDRRGDLLIKINVEMPKRLSKDARKAIEDLKREGI from the coding sequence ATGAAAGATTATTACAAAACATTAGGTGTTGAAAAAGGTGCTTCCAAGGACGATATAAAAAAGGCCTTTAGAAAATTGGCGCATCAATATCATCCAGATAAAACTAAAAATGACCCCACCGCTTCTCAAAAGTTCAAAGAAGCCAGTGAGGCTTATTCTATATTGTCAGATGATGGTAAACGCCAGCAATACGATACCTATGGTTCAGCTGGACCTGGTGGAGCTGGTTTCAATGGTGGTGGTTTCAACCCACAAGGAGGTTTTGGTGGTTTTGATTTCTCTGGATTTCAGCAAGGCAATGGTCAAGGATTTGAATTTGATCTAGGTGATATCTTTGGAGAATTCTTTGGTCAAGGTGGAAGATCTAGTTCAAGACGAGCCGCAGATGAGAGGGGTCGTGATATTTCTGTTGACTTACTCATTTCTTTTGAAGAATCTATTTTTGGCGTTGAAAAAGATCTCTTGGTTACAAAATCATCAAAATGTTTGACTTGCCAAGGTAGTGGAGCTGAAAAAGGTTCTTCTATGCACAAATGTGACACTTGTAATGGTAGAGGCAAGATAAATGAAACCCGCAGGTCATTCATTGGAGTTTTCAATACAACCAGAGTTTGTGACAATTGTCACGGCCTAGGTCACGTACCTTCTTCCAAATGTGGAACTTGTCATGGTACTGGCGTCAAAGAAAGAGCTCAAGAAATTGCCGTCAAGATTCCTGAAGGTATAGAAGATGGTCAGTCCATGCGTCTCACAGGAATGGGTGAAGCTATACCTTTTGGTGTTAGTGGTGATCTTTATGTAAAGATTCATGTCAAACAACATTCTCATATTCGTAAAGAAGGTCACAACCTTGTTGCGGAACTAAAAATCAAACTTACTCAAGCTTTGATTGGTGGTGAAGTTACATTCAAAACTCTTGACGGTGATATTGTCGTCAAAATTCCAGAAGGAACCAATAATGGTGACATTCTTCGTGTAAAAGGCAAAGGCGTTCCAAGTGGTGACAGGAGAGGTGATTTGCTTATAAAGATAAATGTTGAAATGCCAAAGAGGTTGTCAAAGGATGCAAGGAAGGCTATTGAAGATTTGAAACGAGAAGGAATTTAG
- a CDS encoding putative peptidoglycan glycosyltransferase FtsW yields MISFFSKIDRFFLISVSTLTLAGFVVFLSVSMGLLAQDGASFETVAIKQTISLILGIIAFLVFSKIHYSWLRKSALFILIGAILVNLLLFIPSLTIHFNGASRWLAIGPLSFQPSELLKIAFIIYMAAWIYFIKDKIEGFKFGTLPYLVIMAVLGTLLLIQRDTDTLVIIATTGLAMLFIAGIRFRQIILIMVLMGIMVGGVVLIRPYALDRVKTFLNRGSDTQGSGYQINQSLIAIGSGQLTGRGFGQSIQKFGYLPQPTDDSIFAVTAEEFGFLGSIALIGLYLLLIASIFRIGNRSPDVFGGLMVMGIGVLIITESFMNISAMIGLIPLSGVPLLFVSHGGTALIITLAISGMVANVSKYIK; encoded by the coding sequence ATGATTTCATTCTTTTCAAAAATTGACCGTTTTTTTCTCATCTCCGTTAGCACATTGACGTTGGCTGGTTTTGTCGTTTTTCTATCTGTCTCAATGGGACTTTTGGCACAAGATGGTGCTTCTTTTGAAACTGTTGCGATTAAACAAACTATAAGTCTAATCCTCGGCATTATCGCTTTTCTTGTTTTTTCCAAAATTCATTATTCTTGGTTACGCAAATCAGCACTTTTTATACTTATTGGAGCGATTTTAGTTAACCTACTTCTTTTTATTCCTAGTTTGACTATTCATTTCAATGGGGCTTCGCGTTGGCTTGCCATCGGCCCATTATCTTTTCAACCATCAGAATTGTTGAAGATTGCTTTTATTATCTATATGGCGGCTTGGATTTATTTTATAAAGGATAAGATTGAAGGTTTCAAATTTGGAACTCTACCTTATTTAGTCATTATGGCTGTGCTAGGTACACTCTTATTGATTCAGAGAGATACAGATACTTTGGTCATCATTGCAACCACTGGACTTGCGATGCTTTTTATAGCTGGTATACGGTTTAGACAAATTATTCTTATAATGGTCCTTATGGGCATAATGGTTGGTGGAGTTGTCTTGATTCGTCCATACGCTCTAGATAGAGTCAAGACATTTTTGAATCGCGGTTCAGATACTCAAGGTTCTGGTTATCAGATCAATCAATCTTTGATTGCGATAGGTTCAGGACAATTGACTGGAAGAGGTTTTGGTCAAAGTATTCAAAAGTTCGGTTATTTACCTCAACCGACCGATGACTCCATTTTTGCTGTAACAGCTGAAGAATTCGGTTTTCTAGGTAGTATTGCTCTTATTGGTTTGTATTTACTTTTGATTGCTAGTATTTTCAGAATAGGGAATAGGTCACCAGATGTTTTCGGTGGGCTCATGGTCATGGGTATAGGTGTACTCATTATTACAGAATCTTTCATGAATATTTCGGCTATGATAGGACTTATACCATTATCAGGAGTTCCGTTGTTATTCGTCAGTCACGGAGGAACTGCGCTTATTATCACTTTGGCAATATCAGGAATGGTGGCGAATGTTTCTAAGTACATTAAATAA
- a CDS encoding ScpA family protein, which translates to MSFTIKTQSFEGPLDLLLDLIEKRKLFISDISLAKVTDDFILHVRDMGNVEIGESAHFILVASTLLLIKSKSLLPELALTQEEQVDIHDLETRLKIYKRIKDASLNVSKLFGEQVIFSPSQSKPIIPVFTPEPEFTLEKALYSLKDLINRLPKKENAPKVLIKKVISLEDMIGTLTTRITSHLRMSFKEFTKEHKENRVNVIVSFLAMLELVKQGIVHVSQEKTFGDIQMETKEVGVPRY; encoded by the coding sequence ATGTCGTTTACTATAAAAACACAATCATTTGAAGGTCCTCTGGATCTATTGTTGGATCTTATAGAAAAACGTAAACTTTTTATTAGTGATATTTCTTTGGCGAAAGTCACGGATGATTTTATTTTGCATGTGAGAGACATGGGAAATGTAGAAATAGGTGAGTCAGCTCACTTTATTTTGGTTGCTTCAACGTTACTCCTCATCAAATCAAAATCATTACTTCCAGAATTGGCTTTGACCCAAGAAGAACAAGTAGATATCCACGATCTTGAGACGCGCTTGAAGATTTACAAGAGAATTAAAGATGCTAGCTTAAATGTAAGCAAACTTTTTGGTGAGCAAGTTATCTTTTCACCATCACAATCTAAACCTATCATCCCAGTTTTTACACCAGAACCAGAATTTACCTTAGAAAAAGCTTTGTATTCATTGAAGGACCTTATCAACCGTTTACCAAAGAAGGAGAATGCACCAAAAGTTTTGATTAAAAAAGTTATAAGTCTTGAAGATATGATAGGGACTCTCACGACTCGTATTACCAGTCATCTCCGTATGAGTTTCAAGGAATTTACCAAAGAACACAAGGAAAATCGTGTGAATGTCATCGTTAGTTTTCTTGCCATGCTTGAATTGGTCAAACAAGGGATAGTACATGTTAGTCAAGAGAAGACCTTCGGCGATATTCAGATGGAGACGAAAGAGGTTGGGGTGCCGAGATACTAA
- a CDS encoding SMC-Scp complex subunit ScpB — protein MELSQKIEALLFWKAEPISIKKLASLLKVDNSAIVQGLDQLEQNLKGRGLSLVRDDEEVMLGTAKELSSLIEDITKEELTRDLGKAGLETLSIILYQGPISRADIDYIRGVNSQFILRNLLIRGLVERVDNPVDARSFLYKPTLALLSHMGISKIEDLPEYGQVKAEIENFKKAQQE, from the coding sequence ATGGAATTATCACAAAAAATTGAAGCCTTACTTTTTTGGAAAGCGGAACCAATATCTATAAAAAAGTTGGCATCTTTATTGAAGGTTGATAATTCTGCGATCGTTCAAGGGTTGGATCAATTAGAGCAAAACCTGAAGGGTCGTGGACTTTCTTTGGTTCGTGATGATGAAGAAGTGATGCTTGGAACAGCCAAGGAGCTTTCATCTTTGATAGAAGATATTACAAAAGAAGAACTGACCCGTGATTTGGGTAAAGCTGGTTTGGAAACACTTTCAATCATTTTGTATCAAGGACCTATTTCTCGCGCAGATATAGATTATATACGTGGTGTCAATTCGCAATTTATTTTGCGAAACCTTCTCATCAGAGGACTTGTGGAACGTGTAGATAATCCCGTAGACGCTCGTAGTTTTCTCTACAAACCAACCTTGGCTCTTTTGTCTCATATGGGTATTTCAAAGATTGAAGATCTGCCAGAATATGGACAAGTCAAAGCTGAGATAGAAAATTTCAAAAAGGCACAACAAGAGTAA